The window CAATGTCGCACTGATCCGGGATAACGATCTTATAGAGATCAACATTCCGGAACGAACAATTAATTTACTGGTCAGTGAAGATGAATTGAACGAACGCCGTAAAGAAGAGTCTGCCAGAGGCAATAAAGCTTTCACCCCGCCTCACCGGGAACGTGAGGTTTCGAAAGCGCTTAGGGCATATGCTTCTATGGTGAGTTCGGCCGATAAAGGTGCCGTTCGTCTGATCTGATTTATGAAATAACCGGGAGTAATAAATTTTTCCTGATCTTAAAAAATAACCGGATGCGTTTGAAGAATCTTTTTCTGCTGTGTCTTTTATCAGTTGGCCTTCTTTTTTTAAGCAGTTGTAAAGATCGGTTGTCCTCCGAGAAGTATTTTACTTCATTCATGTTTGAGGCACAAAAAAATGATCTTTCATCCGATATTATCGGCATTATTGATCATACCAATCACCTGATCTCACTGACAAGTGAAGATTGGGTCAATTCACCCGAGTCTTTAATTGCTACTTTCGAGTCTGTCGGAAAAGTATCCATAGATGGAAGGGAACAGATAAGCAGTGTTACCCCGAACGATTACAGTTCCAGGACGATTAAGTATACGCTGACAGCTGATGATAATAGCTCAGTTATCTACGATGTAAAACTGGGTTTAAGATCAGATAAGGTTATCCGTTCTTTCTATTTCGATTCATCTGTCAATGGCTTAACGGACCGGATAAACGGAGTGATCGACCAGGAAAAGAAGACCATTACATTGTCGGTATCCGGAGAAATCGATCATCTGGATTCAATGATTCCCTCTTTTGAAGCTACCGGAAAGGTGACTATCAGCGGGG of the Bacteroidales bacterium genome contains:
- a CDS encoding dihydroxy-acid dehydratase; this encodes NVALIRDNDLIEINIPERTINLLVSEDELNERRKEESARGNKAFTPPHREREVSKALRAYASMVSSADKGAVRLI